The following proteins are encoded in a genomic region of Corticium candelabrum chromosome 19, ooCorCand1.1, whole genome shotgun sequence:
- the LOC134194654 gene encoding uncharacterized protein LOC134194654: protein MTGDYFRLFKQRLPDVLHKKEVRNLYVDSLGRPDIVTFDSGSLTNAEIDVSLAHPYNKEVVSSSAKVTGHASLVREQHKKEKYKQFHHPGGQRPDVIPLVHEHFGRWGKEAINFLKSLGDRSKDEYGQYNKKDFMSVSRRRISVALQKGNAKVILRKLERLIYAFSSLDLAFTDVQSYVH from the exons ATGACAGGAGACTATTTTCGTCTGTTTAAACAGAGACTTC CTGATGTTCTCCACAAGAAGGAAGTGCGCAACCTCTATGTCGACAGCCTTGGTCGCCCGGATATTGTGACCTTTGACTCAGGTAGCTTGACCAATGCTGAGATAGATGTCTCGCTAGCTCATCCCTACAACAAGGAGGTGGTTAGCTCTAGTGCTAAAGTGACTGGCCATGCCTCCCTTGTTCgagaacaacacaagaaagagaagtACAAGCAATTTCACCATCCAGGAGGACAACGTCCAGATGTCATCCCCTTGGTAcatgaacattttgggagatggGGCAAGGAAGCCATTAACTTCCTCAAGTCCCTAGGGGATCGCTCCAAGGATGAATAtggtcaatacaacaaaaaggaTTTTATGTCAGTGTCTAGACGCCGGATTAGCGTTGCACTTCAGAAAGGCAATGCTAAAGTTATTCTAAGGAAGCTGGAAAGACTAATTTATGCTTTTTCTTCGCTTGACCTTGCTTTCACAGACGTTCAGTCTTACGTTCATtag